The following coding sequences are from one Triticum aestivum cultivar Chinese Spring chromosome 5A, IWGSC CS RefSeq v2.1, whole genome shotgun sequence window:
- the LOC123106126 gene encoding hexose carrier protein HEX6 yields MAIGGAFVEGPAGGAGYSGRVTSFVVLSCIVAGSGGILFGYDLGISGGVTSMESFLKKFFPDVYHQMNGDKAAVSNYCRFDSELLTVFTSSLYVAGLVATLFASTVTTRYGRRASILIGGSVFIAGSAFGGAAVNVYMLLVNRILLGIGLGFTNQSIPLYLSEMAPPQYRGAINNGFELCISIGILIANVINYGVQKIEGGWGWRISLSMAAVPAAFLTIGAIFLPETPSFLIQRDGNVDEAKMMLQRLRGTMGVQKELDDLVTASNISRAIKNPYRNILKKKYRPQLVIALLIPFFNQVTGINVINFYAPVMFRTIGLGESAALMSAVVTRLCATVANIVAMIVVDKFGRRKLLLVGGVQMILSQFTVGAILAVKFKDHGVMDKEYGYLVLIIMCVFVAGFAWSWGPLTYLVPTEICPLEIRSAGQSVVIAVIFLMTFVIGQTFLNMLCHLKFGTFFLFGGWVCVMTLFVFFFLPETKQLPMEQMEQVWRKHWFWKRIIGEGEEEVDQAQTGAGAIAMSTTPHSS; encoded by the exons ATGGCGATAGGGGGGGCGTTCGTGGAGGGCCCGGCGGGCGGCGCCGGGTACAGCGGCCGGGTCACCTCCTTCGTcgtcctctcctgcatcgtcgccgGCAGCGGCGGCATCCTCTTCGGCTACGACCTCGGAATCTCAG GCGGCGTCACGTCCATGGagtcgttcctcaagaaattctTCCCGGACGTGTACCACCAGATGAACGGCGACAAGGCCGCCGTCTCCAACTACTGCCGCTTCGACAGCGAGCTGCTCACCGTCTTCACCTCCTCCCTCTACGTCGCCGGCCTCGTCGCCACCCTCTTTGCCTCCACCGTCACCACCCGCTACGGCCGCCGCGCCTCCATCCTCATCGGCGGCTCCGTCTTCATCGCCGGATCCGCATTCGGGGGCGCCGCCGTCAACGTCTACATGCTCCTCGTCAACCGCATCCTCCTCGGCATCGGCCTCGGATTCACCAACCAG TCGATTCCACTGTACCTCTCGGAAATGGCGCCGCCGCAGTACCGTGGCGCCATCAACAACGGCTTTGAGCTCTGTATCAGCATCGGCATCCTCATTGCGAACGTTATCAACTATGGAGTGCAGAAAATCGAAGGAGGATGGGGGTGGAGGATATCACTGTCCATGGCTGCTGTCCCCGCTGCATTTCTGACTATCGGTGCGATCTTCCTTCCTGAGACCCCGAGCTTCCTGATCCAGCGTGATGGCAATGTCGACGAGGCGAAGATGATGCTCCAGAGGCTGCGTGGCACGATGGGGGTTCAGAAAGAGCTCGACGATCTGGTCACCGCTAGCAACATATCCAGAGCAATCAAGAACCCGTACCGGAACATCCTGAAGAAGAAGTACAGGCCGCAGCTCGTGATAGCGCTCCTCATTCCTTTCTTCAACCAGGTCACGGGAATCAACGTGATCAACTTCTATGCGCCGGTCATGTTCCGGACCATTGGGCTAGGGGAGAGTGCAGCACTCATGTCAGCGGTCGTGACACGCCTCTGCGCCACAGTCGCCAACATCGTGGCCATGATCGTCGTCGACAAGTTCGGGCGAAGAAAGCTCTTGCTGGTAGGCGGTGTTCAGATGATCCTGTCGCAGTTCACTGTCGGTGCGATCCTGGCTGTGAAGTTCAAGGACCATGGAGTCATGGATAAGGAGTATGGATACCTGGTCCTGATCATCATGTGCGTGTTCGTGGCAGGGTTCGCCTGGTCCTGGGGACCTCTCACCTACCTGGTGCCAACAGAGATCTGCCCGCTGGAGATCAGGTCGGCAGGGCAGAGCGTTGTGATTGCGGTCATCTTCCTGATGACCTTTGTGATCGGGCAGACGTTTCTCAACATGCTGTGCCATCTCAAGTTCGGCACCTTCTTCCTGTTTGGCGGGTGGGTGTGCGTGATGACGctgttcgtcttcttcttcctgccGGAGACGAAGCAGCTGCCCATGGAGCAGATGGAGCAGGTGTGGAGGAAGCACTGGTTCTGGAAGAGGATAATTGGGGAGGGGGAAGAAGAGGTGGATCAGGCACAAACTGGTGCAGGAGCCATAGCCATGTCCACCACACCACATAGCAGTTAG
- the LOC123106125 gene encoding uncharacterized protein, with protein sequence MAAAAAAAAGQQRVVVMRHGDRLDHAEPMWPANKPRPWDPPLTDAGVLRAWTVGKRIRAQAAADGYALHRVLVSPFHRCLQTAAQAVAALCAVPDDAALAAVLDSSANVPLDASRVKVSIEYGLSEMMNVEAMGALVSQVAPSVEKWFPDLAELEAVLPPGTIDHSTQPLFPEVPKWGESVRGARIRYASVIKALADKYPGENLLLVTHGEGVGSSVACFGATGMEVYEVEYCAYAVLEKQPLQPGGEGDGESVLKVVADRSGPTTGIHYLVT encoded by the exons atggcggcggcggcggcggcggcggcggggcagcagcGGGTGGTGGTGATGCGGCACGGGGACCGGCTGGACCACGCGGAGCCCATGTGGCCGGCCAACAAGCCGCGGCCGTGGGACCCGCCGCTGACGGACGCGGGCGTCCTCCGGGCCTGGACCGTCGGCAAGCGCATCCGGGCGCAGGCCGCCGCCGACGGCTACGCGCTCCACCGCGTCCTCGTCTCCCCCTTCCACCGCTGCCTCCAGACCGCCGCCCAGGCCGTTGCCGCGCTCTGCGCCGTCCCCGACGACGCCGCGCTCGCCGCCGTCCTCGACTCCAGCGCCAATGTGCCCCTCGACGCCTCCCGCGTCAAG GTGTCGATCGAGTATGGACTGTCTGAGATGATGAATGTTGAAGCGATGGGCGCTCTCGTCAGCCAGGTCGCGCCCAGTGTCGAGAAGTGGTTCCCTGACTTGGCAGAACTCGAAGCCGTCTTGCCACCTGGAACCATCGACCATTCTACACAACCTCTCTTCCCGGAG GTACCCAAGTGGGGAGAGTCTGTGAGGGGGGCCAGAATCAGATACGCTAGCGTGATCAAGGCTCTCGCCGACAAATATCCTGGCGAGAACTTACTCTTAGTAACACACG GGGAGGGCGTGGGTTCGTCGGTGGCATGCTTCGGGGCGACGGGCATGGAGGTCTACGAGGTGGAGTACTGCGCATACGCCGTGCTCGAGAAGCAGCCTCTTCAGCCTGGCGGTGAGGGTGATGGCGAGAGTGTGCTCAAGGTGGTGGCGGATAGAAGCGGCCCGACCACGGGCATACACTATCTGGTCACCTGA
- the LOC123106124 gene encoding quinone oxidoreductase yields the protein MTSTPRSTRLAAFQSVSFSPSPAATPVAFTPRRSNSHPAARLRLRCCCSTGDPAAMVKAIRVHELGGPEALRWEEVEVGEPGDGEIRIRNTAIGVNFIDVYFRKGVYPAPLPFTPGMEAVGVVTAVGPGLTGRKVGDVVAYAGKPMGSYAEEQIIPADVAVPVPPSVNHKTAAAIMLKGMTVHMLVRRIFKVETGHTVLVHAAAGGVGSLLCQWANALGATVIGTVSNEEKASHAHFDGCHHVIIYTKEDVATRVKEITGGKGVNVVYDSVGKDTYKASLECLAYRGFLVSFGQSSGSPDPISMGDLAAKSLFLTRPSVMHYTGTRDELLEVAGEVFANVANGVLHTRVKHTYPLSEAARAHADLEARKTSGSVLLIP from the exons ATGACATCGACGCCCCGCTCCACTCGCCTGGCAGCCTTCCAATCCGTCTCCTTCTCCCCCTCCCCTGCCGCGACTCCTGTCGCCTTCACTCCCCGCCGCTCCAACTCGCACCCCGctgcccgcctccgcctccgctgcTGTTGCTCCACCGGCGATCCGGCGGCGATGGTGAAGGCCATCAGGGTCCACGAGCTCGGCGGCCCCGAG GCGCTGCggtgggaggaggtggaggtgggcgAGCCCGGGGACGGCGAGATCCGGATCCGGAACACCGCCATCGGCGTCAACTTCATCGACGTCTACTTCCGCAAGGGCGTCTACCCCGCTCCCCTCCCCTTCACCCCCG GTATGGAAGCTGTTGGTGTGGTGACCGCTGTAGGGCCTGGCCTGACCGGCAGGAAAGTCGGGGATGTTGTCGCGTACGCAGGCAAGCCTATGGGTTCTTATGCTGAAGAGCAGATTATTCCAGCCGATGTTGCTGTTCCTGTCCCACCTTCAGTAAATCACAAGACAGCGGCTGCCATCATGCTCAAGGGGATGACTGTTCATATGCTAGTTCGCCGCATATTTAAG GTTGAGACCGGCCATACCGTTCTCGTCCACGCTGCTGCTGGTGGAGTTGGATCACTCCTTTGTCAATGGGCAAACGCCCTTGGTGCCACTGTCATTGGAACTGTTTCAAATGAAGAGAAAGCCTCACATGCACATTTTGATGGATGTCACCATGTGATCATCTACACAAAGGAAGATGTTGCAACCAGAGTCAAGGAGATTACAGGTGGAAAAGGTGTAAATGTGGTCTATGATTCTGTTGGAAAGGACACATACAAG GCATCCTTGGAGTGCCTGGCGTACCGTGGTTTCCTGGTGTCGTTCGGGCAATCCTCGGGCTCGCCTGACCCGATCTCCATGGGCGACCTGGCGGCGAAGTCGCTTTTCCTGACGAGGCCAAGCGTGATGCACTACACAGGCACCCGTGACGAGCTGCTTGAGGTGGCGGGCGAGGTGTTTGCCAACGTGGCCAACGGGGTGCTGCACACCCGCGTGAAGCACACCTACCCGCTGTCCGAGGCGGCCCGCGCCCACGCCGACCTCGAGGCCCGGAAGACCTCAGGCTCCGTACTGCTGATCCCGTAG